Within Geitlerinema sp. PCC 9228, the genomic segment AACCATTGGGCGGTTGCTGCTTCCTGGGGCATGGGCGATGTAACGGTATCGGCGATTAAAGGGAGTTCGCAAGCCATGGCTTCAAATGTGGTCAATCCCCCTAATTTCGATACCATGGCATCAGATAGCTGCATGAGTTGGTGAATGCTGGGCATAAATTCCATCACGAAGATGTTGGGGTTAACATCATGCTGGGCTAATTTTTTGCGGGCTTGGTTTGCTAACTGGCGGTTTTTCCCGGCTAAAAATACCACTTGAATGTCTGAGTTGGCTGCCTGCTGCAGGAGGGTATCGAAAATTTTGGGTACATTGCCGCCGCCAATCCAACCCGCGTTGACCAACAGGGTAAATTTATCGGGGTGCAAGCCATATTCAGAACGTAGTTTGGTTTTGGTTTCCAGGTCAACGGGTTGGAAATCCGGATGAATTGGCATCCCACTGACCGAAATTTTATCGCTATCGATGCTATAATCCACCAACTGCTGTTTGGCGGCTTCGCTGGCGACGAAATATTGTTGTACTTGTTGGCAAGCCCACCCGCGCCAAAATCCATAACCGGGGTCAGTAACTACGGTAACCAAGCGAATGCGATCGCTCATTTGATATTCTTGCAACAGATAGGCAAAAAAATGTTGCAGCATGGGATGCACGGAGATAATGATATCTGGTTGATGGGTGGATAAAAGGTTCCCACCATACGCGCGCAATCGTCGAAACCACCCCACGGATTCGTTGGGTCGCAGGGTGTCGATTAACCGAAAGTAATATTGCACCCAATCTTGCCGGTGTCGCAGCAACCAGTTATACAAATTCGCCAACTGACGGGTAAAAAACGAAGCTTCTTCCAATACCCGGATAATTTGAATTTGAATGGGATGGCTGGTATAACTTTGACGAGCGATCGCAGTTTGCAAAGCTCGCGCGGCGCTACGATGACCGCCACCTGTGTCGGAGGATGCGATTAAAATATTGGTTGGAGTCGCCATCTATTAGCAATTCGAGTTGGGTTGCAGTCAAGGGGGCGTACCGAGTGTACCGAGCGTGGGAGCGTGGGAGCATGGGAGTGTGGGAGCATGGGGGAAATATAGCATTTTTCTCGACGGATTTGTAGGGGGAAGGTTCGCCCCCTCCCCCGCTATAACTATCTTATTGAATTTTGTTGGATAGCATTTTGGCGCGAACTAGGGTTTTCAGGGAAACGAGAATGGCAGGATAGTTGCGTTGGCTTTCTAGGGTGCAACCGTAGCATTCGGGGGATTTGCCAACTTTAGACCGTAGCTTTTGGGCGGTTTCGGAATGCCAAATCGCTTGGAAATCGTAATTTTGCGATCGCAAGTTGCCAAAGGCTTTGTTATCTTTCGGATTGTGGGCAAATTCTTCGCAACCGCTGACTTCCCCTTCGCTACCAATATACGCACCAAATGTACCGGCGCGACAGCAGAAAGCGTCTTTTTCTCCTAACAAAGTGCGGCGATTTTGTTCTTGACTGATTAAATCCACCGCCGATTTCATGGCACCGTCGTTATGGCTGTGGGTATGGTACAGAAATTTTAGCTTGCCCGATAGGACATCTTCCCGCACGCGATTGGTAATTTCTAAATATTTTTGTTCGAAAGGTTCTAACTGATTTTGCTGCCGTCGCTCTTCAAAAGAAGCTAGTTCGTGTTCGGTCATTTGCACGCTTTTGCGCATTAAATTTAAATTCCATTTATCGGGTTGCAGCACATCGCGTACCGTTTCGTACCATTCATCCATGATATCGGCATTATCCGGCGAGCAAACCGTACACAATTGTACATCTAATTGATCGTACCCGAAGCGATCGCGCATGGTTTGCAACCCAAACAAACTATCAATGGTATTTTGATAGGCATCCCAACCGGGTTTGCGGGTATAGCGGAGGCTGTTATTGGTTTCTCGAATCCCTTCAATGCTCAAACTCCAGGTTAAATGCAAATCCGGGCAACGCTGCATGATGCGGTGGGTAATTTGAAACAATACCTCTGGCTTCCAGGCATTGGAAATAATGTAAACCGATTTTACGGAAGTTAAGCGATAGGCAGCTTCGATAATTTCCGCTAAGTTGCGATGGAGAGTGGTTTCGCCGCCGGAATAAACAATGACATTGAGATTGTCGCCCAGGGTAGCGTAAGTTTTCTCAATTTCTTCTAAAGATAGTTCGTTGGTTTTGGCATTTAGCGTGTCGGCAAAAGAACAAAAATGACAGCTATAGTTGCAGCGAGTGGTGACAATGTGGGTTAGCATGACAGGGTCGGGAATTTGACCGGTGATTTGGCTTTGAAAAGCATTCCACAACACCCGAGCAATGCTACGATCTTGGTTTGTAGCGATCGCATCAAACTCTTCTCTTTCCCACACAGAGGGATATTGGTCTAAATCGACCCCCAAACGTTCCATGCGATCGGATTCGGTTTTGGTAATTTCCCCAAGCATAATCGCTCCTCGTGCGTTTTCTGATAGCCAGCAGCGTCGCTGCTGTTGTGGTGTTTGTTATTCTATCGTTTTCAGCCATTGCCAACTACGTTTGCCGCAACACCGCACAAAAAAAAGAGGGAGATAACCTCCCCCTTTAGCATAAAATTGCAAAAATGTCAAGCAATTAACAATCTGGCTGTGCAACTAGAAAACTGGCCATTGGGAAAAATCCCACGAACTAAACTAGTAGGCTAGACCCATACTGCGGGTAGTTTCCGCGCCGAGATAAACCCGGATGCTGAGGAAGTCAGTAGGACAAGCCGTTTCGCAACGTTTGCAGCCCACGCAATCTTCCGTTCTGGGGGAAGAAGCAATTTGACCGGCTTTGCAGCCATCCCAGGGCACCATTTCCAGAACGTCTAGGGGGCAAGCGCGAACGCACTGGGTGCAGCCAATACAGTTGTCGTAAATTTTTACGCTATGAGACATGGAATAATTACTCCCAATGTATTCTCAACACCAATTTGGTTTAAAACAGATGCCACCAGGGAAAACTCCTGCATTAGCAAAAGCACTTCCCATCGTGGCAAACTTTTTAACGACAGTTTACCGTATTGTTTACAAAGCTCTTAATTTTGCCAACCATAACTTAAAGTATTGTAATAAAGAAAGATGGTAGATTTTCGGTGGGAAGGCATCGGGGCGTCGGAGTGTCGGGGCATCGGGGCGTCGGAGCATCGGAGCATCGGAGAAAACAACCAATTATATCTCCCAAGCTCCCAAGCTCCCACGCTCCCAAGCTCCCACGCTCCCACGCTCGGTACGCTCCCACCTCCCCACACTTCCGATTGTCTTTCCCACTGCCAATCGTTGATAATTGTAAGATACTCCCTTGTCCGCCCATTCTATAATTTGCGACTTATGAGCGATACCTTATTAGATTTAAGCCATCTCAACGATAGCCAACGCCGCGCTGTGGAGCATTTTTGCGGTCCCATGTTGGTGGTAGCCGGCGCGGGTTCGGGGAAAACCCGTGCTTTGACCTATCGCGTTGCCAATTTAATTCACACCCACCGCGTCAACCCCGAAAACATCATGGCGGTAACCTTTACCAATAAAGCCGCCAGGGAAATGAAAACTCGGATTGAGCGATTGTTTTCAGAAATTACCGCACAAACCAAATATGGAACCTCCTTAGATTCCATGCGCGAAGACCAACAAACCCAATTGCGATCGCATGTTTGGAAAACTTACATCAAACCCATTTGGGTAGGCACCTTCCACAGTTTGTGCGCCCGCATTCTCCGCTACGATATTAACAAATACCAAGACGAAAAAGGTCGCCAGTGGACCCGCAATTTTTCCATTTTTGACGAAAACGACATTCAAAGTCTCTTCAAACAAATTGTCACCGAACAACTCAACCTCGACGACCGCAAATTCAATCCCAAAAAAACGCGCTACGCCATTGGCAGTGCCAAAAATAAAGGTTGGACCCCCCGCGATTTAGAACGCAACGAACCCAATTATCGCGGTCGCGTTTTGGCAGAAATTTACGAAACCTATCAAGACCAACTCTCTGCCAACAATGCTTTAGATTTTGATGACCTCATCCGCATTCCCACCGAAATTTTCCAACAAAACGAACAAATTCTGGACTACTGGCATCGCCAATTTCACCACATTCTCGTAGACGAATACCAAGATACCAACCGCACCCAATACGATTTAATTCGGTTGTTGGTTACCAACGGCGAATCCCCGCAGTCTTATAACAATTGGCAGCATCGTTCCATTTTTGTCGTGGGAGACGTAGACCAATCCATCTACAGTTTCCGCATGGCAGACTTTACCATTTTGATGAATTTTCAGGATGATTTTGGCGACGGGTTGCCCGATGAAGACACCCGCACCATGATTAAACTCGAAGAAAATTATCGTTCCCGGGAAACCATTCTCCATGCTGCCAACCAGCTAATTCAAAATAACAGCCAGCGCATTGATAAAGTGCTAAGACCCACGCGCGGTTCTGGGGATTTGCTGCACCTGCAACGTGCGGATAACGAAATTGAAGAAGCGGAATTTATTACCAGTCAAATTCTCGCTTTGGTTCGCAAGGAAGAAGATAAATTTGATTTTGGTAGCTTTGCGATTTTGTACCGTACCAATGCCCAATCGCGGGTTTTGGAAGAAGCCATGGTGCGCTGGAATATTCCCTACAATATTATTGGTGGGTTTAAATTTTACGATCGCAAGGAAATTAAAGATATTCTGTCCTATTTGCGCGTCTTAGTCAATCCATTTGATAGCGTTAGTTTGCTACGGATTATCAATACCCCCAAACGCGGCATTGGCAAAACCACTGTTGATAAGTTAAAACATGCTGCCCAACAGTTGAGTGCGCCTTTATGGGAAGTGGTTAGCGATGAAGATTCGGTAAAAACGTTGGTAGGAAAAAGTGCCAAACGCATCATTGAATTTAGCCAGTTAATTGGTCGCTGGCAGCAGAAAATGGAAAAGCTCAAACCATCGGATTTGGTGCGTTTGGTGATGGAAGAATCGGGCTACGAAGAGGATTTGAAAAATCAAAGTACCGACGAAGCCAAAAACCGTTTGGAAAATTTGGGCGAGTTAATTAATGCGGTGTTGCAATATGAAGAGGAAAATGTAGAAGCAACGCTAGATGGATTTTTGTCAACGGCAGCGCTAAATGCGGATACGGATAATTTGGAAGAAGAAGCCACCAAAGTTGCTTTAATGACTCTCCATTCGGCGAAGGGATTGGAATTTCCGGTGGTATTTTTATCGGGGGTGGAAGAGGGATTGTTGCCCCATTTCCGCAGTTTGGAAGACCCTATGGCGTTGGAGGAAGAACGGCGATTGGCTTATGTGGGGATTACCCGCGCCCAGGAACGGTTGTTTTTGACCTATACCCAAGAACGGCGAACTTGGGGAAATACGCGCCAACCGGCGATGCCTTCTAAGTTTTTGGGAGAATTGCCCCAAGAGTTGTTAAGCGGTACGAAGGTTCGCAAGCAGAAGTCGGCGAAATCTTCTAGTGATGCGCCTAGTTCTCAAGAAAAATTGCGCCATGTTGGTTCTAAAAAATCTACGCCAAAATATCAAGAAAATGTGGCAAATATTGAAGATTTGCAAGTGGGCGATCGCGTTTTGCACCGCAGTTTTGGGGTGGGGGAAATTACCCATATTTTTCGACAACAAGACAAGCCTTCCGTAGCGGTTAAATTTGGCAACAGCCAAAAAATTCTCAATCCCAAAACGGCGAAATTGCAGAAATTATAAATGGGGGAACCAGCTCACTGTTTTCTGGGTTGGCGCAACCGTGGTTCGACGATGTGCGGATCGACACCGTAACGCGATGCTGCTTGAAACATGGTCAATTCCAGCAAGGTGGCATCTCCCAATTTTAAAATCTCGGGATTGGGTTTGACTGGCGATCGCTGGTCGGCTTTGAGAATTTCTGTCGCTACGGCTTTAGCAAGTTTGGGGGGAACGGAATTGCCAATTTGCCGAAATCCATGCCATTTGGTGGTATGAAAGCGAAACCAATCGGGGTAGGAGTGCAATCTAGCAGCTTCCCTGACGGTGATGCAGCGGGGTTGGTAGGGATGGATGGGGCGGGGGGAAGTGAAAGCCCCCCGATTGCTGGGGGTTCCCGCTCTTAGGGTGTTGCATACTCCGTGGGGATGGAGTTTAAAAAAGCGGCTGACAGGTTCGGTTTTCCCTCCAGGTGTGGCGGCAAATCGCTGCTGGCTTTTGGCGGCATGTCGGGTTCGCAAGCTTGAGGTGAGCAAACACCGATTGTGCGATCGCGCGGCGGCGTAGTTATCTGCTGGTAGCAGCAATTCTCGCAGCGATTCTCCGTAAAGACTGGGTTTGCCAAATGTGGCTTCTACCCAATCCCGTTGGTATAGTTCG encodes:
- a CDS encoding radical SAM protein; translation: MLGEITKTESDRMERLGVDLDQYPSVWEREEFDAIATNQDRSIARVLWNAFQSQITGQIPDPVMLTHIVTTRCNYSCHFCSFADTLNAKTNELSLEEIEKTYATLGDNLNVIVYSGGETTLHRNLAEIIEAAYRLTSVKSVYIISNAWKPEVLFQITHRIMQRCPDLHLTWSLSIEGIRETNNSLRYTRKPGWDAYQNTIDSLFGLQTMRDRFGYDQLDVQLCTVCSPDNADIMDEWYETVRDVLQPDKWNLNLMRKSVQMTEHELASFEERRQQNQLEPFEQKYLEITNRVREDVLSGKLKFLYHTHSHNDGAMKSAVDLISQEQNRRTLLGEKDAFCCRAGTFGAYIGSEGEVSGCEEFAHNPKDNKAFGNLRSQNYDFQAIWHSETAQKLRSKVGKSPECYGCTLESQRNYPAILVSLKTLVRAKMLSNKIQ
- a CDS encoding glycosyltransferase; amino-acid sequence: MATPTNILIASSDTGGGHRSAARALQTAIARQSYTSHPIQIQIIRVLEEASFFTRQLANLYNWLLRHRQDWVQYYFRLIDTLRPNESVGWFRRLRAYGGNLLSTHQPDIIISVHPMLQHFFAYLLQEYQMSDRIRLVTVVTDPGYGFWRGWACQQVQQYFVASEAAKQQLVDYSIDSDKISVSGMPIHPDFQPVDLETKTKLRSEYGLHPDKFTLLVNAGWIGGGNVPKIFDTLLQQAANSDIQVVFLAGKNRQLANQARKKLAQHDVNPNIFVMEFMPSIHQLMQLSDAMVSKLGGLTTFEAMACELPLIADTVTSPMPQEAATAQWLQDKDMAIFLQRPEDIVGAIASLVESPQRREKMAKLYRTHAQTQGATTIAREILHRQKSGKTISL
- the psaC gene encoding photosystem I iron-sulfur center protein PsaC; this encodes MSHSVKIYDNCIGCTQCVRACPLDVLEMVPWDGCKAGQIASSPRTEDCVGCKRCETACPTDFLSIRVYLGAETTRSMGLAY
- the pcrA gene encoding DNA helicase PcrA, which encodes MSDTLLDLSHLNDSQRRAVEHFCGPMLVVAGAGSGKTRALTYRVANLIHTHRVNPENIMAVTFTNKAAREMKTRIERLFSEITAQTKYGTSLDSMREDQQTQLRSHVWKTYIKPIWVGTFHSLCARILRYDINKYQDEKGRQWTRNFSIFDENDIQSLFKQIVTEQLNLDDRKFNPKKTRYAIGSAKNKGWTPRDLERNEPNYRGRVLAEIYETYQDQLSANNALDFDDLIRIPTEIFQQNEQILDYWHRQFHHILVDEYQDTNRTQYDLIRLLVTNGESPQSYNNWQHRSIFVVGDVDQSIYSFRMADFTILMNFQDDFGDGLPDEDTRTMIKLEENYRSRETILHAANQLIQNNSQRIDKVLRPTRGSGDLLHLQRADNEIEEAEFITSQILALVRKEEDKFDFGSFAILYRTNAQSRVLEEAMVRWNIPYNIIGGFKFYDRKEIKDILSYLRVLVNPFDSVSLLRIINTPKRGIGKTTVDKLKHAAQQLSAPLWEVVSDEDSVKTLVGKSAKRIIEFSQLIGRWQQKMEKLKPSDLVRLVMEESGYEEDLKNQSTDEAKNRLENLGELINAVLQYEEENVEATLDGFLSTAALNADTDNLEEEATKVALMTLHSAKGLEFPVVFLSGVEEGLLPHFRSLEDPMALEEERRLAYVGITRAQERLFLTYTQERRTWGNTRQPAMPSKFLGELPQELLSGTKVRKQKSAKSSSDAPSSQEKLRHVGSKKSTPKYQENVANIEDLQVGDRVLHRSFGVGEITHIFRQQDKPSVAVKFGNSQKILNPKTAKLQKL